One genomic region from Natrinema caseinilyticum encodes:
- a CDS encoding FAD-binding oxidoreductase, with translation MEPVSDFRETLRGTLIRPHDESYHEARAVWNGTIDRYPAVISKCTGTADVIAAVNFARECNLEIAVRGGGHNVAGTAVCDDGIVIDLSDMRAVWVDPHARIARVQGGALWGDVDHETQAHGLATTGGIVSHTGVAGLTLGGGIGWLMRKHGLTADDLHSADVVTAGGEFIRASDDEHSDLFWALRGGGGNFGIVTSFEFDLHPVGPTVLAGPVFWAADDTADVLRFYRDFARDAPDELGTVIRFGTIPPLPAVPEELHWRPAMAINVCYAGSVEEGKDVLRPLREQGTPLLDLVCPKPYLVHQSGFDSTVLHGWHYYWKSTDLPELSDDLIDVFVDHAFSAASPRSYSVLFHLGGAVSRVDDDATAYTGRNSPHNININGVWRPDEEEKYAESETTWTRRFFDALEPHREGVYVNFLDADDSIPRVRESYGEDTYRRLAEIKTEYDPENVFHRNQNIEPTV, from the coding sequence ATGGAACCAGTATCCGACTTCCGGGAAACGCTTCGGGGCACCCTGATCCGACCCCACGACGAGAGCTACCACGAGGCCCGTGCGGTCTGGAACGGGACGATCGACCGCTATCCTGCGGTCATCAGTAAGTGTACAGGCACCGCGGACGTGATCGCGGCTGTGAACTTCGCGCGGGAGTGCAACCTCGAAATCGCGGTCCGCGGCGGCGGCCACAATGTCGCGGGAACCGCCGTCTGCGACGACGGGATCGTCATCGACCTCTCAGACATGCGAGCCGTATGGGTCGACCCTCACGCGCGGATCGCCCGGGTTCAGGGCGGTGCCCTGTGGGGTGATGTCGACCACGAGACCCAGGCCCACGGCCTGGCAACCACGGGCGGTATCGTCAGCCACACCGGCGTCGCCGGACTCACACTCGGTGGTGGAATCGGCTGGCTGATGCGCAAGCACGGCCTCACCGCCGACGACTTGCACTCCGCCGACGTGGTGACCGCCGGTGGCGAGTTCATCCGAGCCTCGGACGACGAGCACTCGGACCTGTTCTGGGCGCTCCGAGGCGGCGGCGGAAACTTCGGAATCGTGACTTCTTTCGAGTTCGACCTCCACCCTGTCGGTCCCACTGTCCTCGCCGGTCCCGTGTTCTGGGCGGCGGACGACACTGCCGACGTGTTACGCTTCTATCGCGACTTCGCGCGGGATGCTCCCGACGAGCTTGGCACCGTCATCAGGTTCGGGACTATTCCTCCCCTCCCAGCCGTCCCCGAGGAACTTCACTGGCGACCCGCCATGGCCATCAACGTCTGCTACGCCGGGTCAGTTGAGGAGGGTAAAGACGTCCTCCGACCGTTGCGTGAGCAGGGCACACCGCTTCTCGATCTGGTCTGCCCCAAGCCCTATTTGGTGCACCAGAGTGGGTTCGACAGCACCGTTCTCCATGGATGGCACTACTACTGGAAGTCGACCGATCTGCCGGAGCTGTCCGACGACCTGATCGACGTGTTCGTCGACCACGCCTTCTCGGCGGCGTCACCTCGCTCGTACTCGGTGCTATTCCATCTCGGCGGAGCGGTGAGCCGCGTCGACGATGATGCCACCGCCTACACCGGTCGGAACTCGCCTCACAACATCAACATCAACGGCGTGTGGCGTCCCGACGAGGAGGAGAAGTACGCCGAGTCGGAGACGACGTGGACCCGTCGGTTCTTCGACGCCCTCGAACCCCATCGAGAGGGAGTCTACGTGAATTTCCTCGACGCCGATGACAGCATCCCACGGGTTCGCGAATCATATGGTGAGGACACCTACCGGCGTCTCGCCGAGATTAAGACCGAATACGATCCCGAGAACGTATTCCACCGCAACCAGAATATTGAGCCTACCGTCTGA
- a CDS encoding HNH endonuclease, whose product MVAHSPLRGTLLPILVFRIGAQNLVWNWFPVPGPRSRANFVANGGVVGVIVGPRIEFDPDHYPRIRVWDSRAGHDRYVYLHRLTAFAHGEIDSLWSEYHVHHVDEDRWNNSPDNLERRKPPEHADYHLNWVFSRESVREDVLHSLLQLSVSSPVVSDTVYQSVR is encoded by the coding sequence ATGGTGGCGCATTCGCCACTAAGGGGCACTCTACTGCCGATTTTGGTTTTTCGAATTGGGGCGCAAAATCTGGTGTGGAACTGGTTTCCAGTGCCGGGCCCACGCTCGCGCGCGAATTTCGTAGCGAATGGTGGGGTGGTCGGCGTGATCGTCGGCCCGCGGATCGAGTTCGATCCCGATCACTACCCCCGCATTCGCGTCTGGGATTCGCGAGCCGGCCACGATAGGTATGTCTACCTCCACCGGCTGACGGCATTCGCGCACGGAGAAATCGATTCTCTGTGGTCTGAGTACCACGTCCATCACGTCGACGAGGATCGATGGAACAACTCGCCCGACAACCTCGAGAGACGAAAGCCCCCTGAACACGCAGATTACCACCTCAACTGGGTGTTCTCTCGTGAATCCGTTCGAGAGGACGTACTACACTCGCTACTTCAGCTATCGGTGTCGTCACCCGTGGTGTCGGACACAGTGTATCAATCGGTCCGATGA
- a CDS encoding ribbon-helix-helix protein, CopG family → MSKITFRADDDLVEQLEALDASKSEAMRDALRSYLEEDGTGNDETNSGLDRDRESEIEKLVRELVDERLAEQLRGTALGPERANAGGRDAVSSPEPQDVNVTVSLEGAAVRSAERAESSRVSAGESADGDRPAARPRDQTGTQIRDREGDRQCNQCGDHLSGNHVYCPNCGEKASRRLFCDCGDEIRSDWSFCPGCGRRTPAADVLESDGTQY, encoded by the coding sequence ATGAGCAAGATCACGTTCCGCGCCGATGACGACCTCGTCGAACAACTCGAGGCCCTCGACGCTTCCAAGAGCGAAGCGATGCGAGACGCCCTCCGATCGTATCTCGAGGAGGACGGAACCGGAAACGACGAGACGAATTCGGGGCTGGATCGTGATCGGGAGAGCGAGATAGAGAAACTGGTTCGAGAACTGGTCGACGAACGGTTGGCAGAGCAACTGCGCGGAACCGCGCTTGGACCAGAGCGCGCGAACGCGGGCGGACGCGATGCGGTTTCGTCGCCCGAACCCCAGGACGTAAACGTCACGGTTTCGCTCGAGGGGGCAGCCGTCCGATCGGCAGAGCGTGCAGAGAGTTCCCGTGTCAGCGCCGGTGAATCGGCGGACGGTGACCGACCGGCGGCCCGACCACGGGACCAGACGGGGACGCAGATCCGCGACCGCGAAGGAGACCGGCAGTGTAATCAGTGTGGCGACCACCTCAGCGGGAACCACGTATACTGTCCCAACTGCGGTGAAAAAGCCTCGCGGCGGCTGTTCTGTGACTGCGGCGACGAGATTCGCTCCGACTGGTCTTTCTGTCCAGGCTGTGGCCGACGAACGCCAGCAGCGGACGTTCTCGAGTCTGACGGGACGCAGTACTGA
- a CDS encoding ribbon-helix-helix domain-containing protein, with product MERVTLRIPKQQIEEVEQLVDSGEFPNRSEAIRSAVREMVNDQQDGPNEQSGKRNWAKV from the coding sequence ATGGAGCGTGTGACACTGCGAATCCCGAAACAGCAGATCGAAGAAGTCGAACAGTTAGTCGACTCGGGCGAGTTCCCGAACCGGAGCGAAGCGATCCGGTCGGCCGTCCGTGAGATGGTCAACGATCAACAGGACGGACCGAACGAGCAGTCCGGCAAACGTAACTGGGCCAAGGTATAA
- the ftsZ gene encoding cell division protein FtsZ — MQDIVQDALDNAEEEAREMDVSMDGDEFGDPRIVIVGCGGAGNNTINRLYNIGVDGADTVAINTDKQHLKMIEANTKILVGKSLTNGLGAGGDPSMGERATEMAQSTIKEVLGDADLVFVTAGMGGGTGTGAAPVVSKIAKEQGAIVVGMVSTPFNVERARTVKAEEGLEKLREQADSIIVLDNNRLLDYVPNLPIGKAFSVMDQIIAETVKGISETITQPSLINLDYADMSTIMNQGGVAVMLVGETQDKNKTDEVVKDAMNHPLLDVDYRGASGGLVHITGGPDLTLKEAEGIADNITERLEASANVIWGARIQENYKGKVRVMAIMTGVQSAQVLGPTTQKQADKSRASIEGLNDADFDASNNVEGQRSGFGAQSDGGRDKVEQQNGVDVIR; from the coding sequence ATGCAGGATATCGTTCAAGATGCCTTAGACAACGCGGAGGAAGAGGCCCGGGAGATGGACGTCTCGATGGACGGCGACGAGTTCGGGGACCCCCGAATCGTCATCGTCGGTTGCGGCGGCGCCGGAAACAATACGATCAATCGACTGTACAACATCGGCGTCGACGGCGCCGACACCGTGGCGATCAACACGGACAAGCAGCACCTCAAGATGATCGAGGCCAACACGAAGATCCTCGTGGGCAAATCGCTCACGAACGGGCTCGGTGCTGGCGGCGACCCGTCGATGGGCGAGCGCGCCACCGAGATGGCCCAGAGCACGATCAAAGAGGTACTCGGCGACGCAGACCTCGTGTTCGTGACCGCCGGAATGGGCGGTGGCACCGGGACGGGTGCAGCCCCCGTCGTCTCGAAAATCGCTAAAGAGCAGGGTGCCATCGTCGTCGGCATGGTCTCGACGCCGTTTAACGTCGAACGTGCCCGCACGGTCAAAGCCGAGGAAGGCCTCGAGAAGTTGCGCGAGCAGGCCGACTCGATCATCGTGTTGGACAACAACCGACTGCTCGATTACGTCCCGAATCTGCCAATCGGAAAGGCGTTCTCGGTGATGGACCAGATCATCGCCGAAACCGTCAAGGGGATCTCGGAGACGATCACCCAGCCGTCGCTAATCAACCTGGACTACGCCGACATGTCCACCATTATGAACCAGGGCGGCGTCGCCGTCATGTTGGTCGGCGAGACCCAGGACAAGAACAAGACAGACGAAGTCGTCAAGGACGCGATGAACCACCCGCTTCTAGACGTCGATTACCGCGGCGCCTCGGGCGGGCTCGTCCACATCACCGGCGGCCCCGACCTCACGCTGAAAGAGGCCGAGGGCATCGCCGACAACATCACCGAGCGTCTCGAGGCCAGTGCAAACGTGATCTGGGGCGCCCGGATTCAGGAGAACTACAAGGGCAAAGTCCGCGTCATGGCGATCATGACCGGCGTCCAGAGTGCCCAGGTCCTCGGGCCGACGACGCAGAAGCAAGCGGACAAGTCCCGCGCGAGCATCGAAGGGCTGAACGATGCCGACTTCGACGCGAGCAACAACGTCGAAGGTCAGCGGTCCGGGTTCGGCGCACAGAGTGACGGCGGTCGCGACAAAGTCGAACAACAGAACGGCGTCGACGTCATCCGATAA
- the ncsA gene encoding tRNA 2-thiolation protein NcsA has protein sequence MDCNRCDEEAIMHAAYSGAHLCGDHFRESVEKRVRRRIRRDDLVPHDATPEDPQTWVIGLSGGKDSVVLTQILHETFAEDPRIELVGLTIHEGIEGYRDKSVDACVELSEELGIRHELVSYEDEFGVRMDDVVEDDPENMAACAYCGVFRRDLLSNYATELDADLLLTGHNLDDEAQTALMNVLEGDVEQIAKHFDASLGPLSAREDQDEFVPRAKPLRDVPEKEVALYAHVNDLPAHITECPHASEAYRGEIQQLLYGLEENHPGTRHSILSGYEELAEIAAERYAGDDGADLRECVECGSTTTRDVCRKCSLLESLV, from the coding sequence ATGGACTGCAACCGGTGCGACGAGGAGGCGATTATGCACGCCGCCTACTCGGGGGCACACCTCTGTGGCGATCACTTCCGCGAGTCGGTCGAAAAGCGTGTTCGCCGCCGGATCCGACGGGACGATCTCGTCCCGCACGACGCGACTCCAGAGGACCCCCAGACGTGGGTGATCGGCCTCTCGGGGGGCAAGGATAGCGTCGTCCTCACCCAGATTCTCCACGAGACCTTCGCCGAGGATCCCCGCATCGAACTCGTCGGCCTGACGATCCACGAAGGCATCGAGGGATACCGGGACAAATCGGTCGACGCGTGCGTCGAACTCAGCGAGGAGTTGGGAATCCGCCACGAACTCGTCAGCTACGAGGACGAGTTCGGCGTCCGAATGGACGACGTCGTCGAGGACGACCCGGAAAACATGGCCGCCTGCGCCTACTGCGGCGTCTTTCGGCGGGATCTGCTTTCGAACTACGCCACCGAACTCGACGCCGACCTCCTGCTGACGGGCCACAACCTGGACGACGAAGCCCAGACCGCGCTGATGAACGTCCTCGAGGGCGACGTCGAACAGATCGCGAAACACTTCGACGCCAGTCTCGGGCCGCTTTCGGCCCGCGAGGACCAGGACGAGTTCGTCCCGCGCGCGAAACCGCTGCGCGACGTCCCCGAGAAAGAAGTCGCCCTCTACGCCCACGTTAACGATCTCCCCGCACACATCACCGAGTGCCCCCACGCGAGCGAGGCGTATCGCGGCGAGATACAGCAACTCCTCTACGGACTGGAGGAAAACCACCCCGGAACGCGCCACTCGATCCTTTCGGGGTACGAAGAACTGGCCGAAATTGCGGCCGAACGCTACGCCGGCGACGACGGCGCCGACCTCAGAGAGTGCGTCGAGTGCGGTTCGACCACTACTCGAGACGTCTGTCGAAAGTGTTCGCTACTCGAGTCACTCGTCTGA
- a CDS encoding alpha/beta hydrolase yields the protein MRHRIFNEDGDEELVFVMGWGNRWTHENVSWLIGQLTGADYRVHAFELPTNIDDFKADWLEPIAEYVRDLDEYQLLGHSAGSLVGQALDGADNHVYLSPWWGYSDAYPGPILDAVSTIPTTFPWVPLGDLDRDALGPRATDHQIETTPSWISPAFIRETRRAQRELLTIDHDAVVFCSLRDPVVSLRPIGERVPAEHVVLYDGGHELFSAADRDRYVDLLLAAIEEGSDAVEERPTVPA from the coding sequence ATGCGACACCGGATCTTCAACGAGGACGGCGACGAGGAACTCGTGTTCGTCATGGGCTGGGGAAACCGCTGGACCCACGAGAACGTCAGCTGGCTCATCGGACAGCTGACGGGTGCCGACTACCGTGTCCACGCGTTCGAACTGCCGACGAACATCGACGACTTCAAAGCCGACTGGCTCGAGCCGATCGCGGAGTACGTCCGGGACCTCGATGAGTACCAGTTGCTGGGCCACAGCGCCGGCTCCCTCGTGGGGCAGGCCCTCGACGGTGCGGACAACCACGTGTACCTGAGTCCGTGGTGGGGGTACAGCGACGCCTACCCCGGGCCGATTCTGGACGCGGTGTCGACGATTCCGACCACGTTCCCGTGGGTTCCGCTCGGCGATCTGGACAGAGATGCACTCGGCCCGCGGGCGACTGACCACCAGATAGAGACGACGCCGTCGTGGATCTCGCCGGCGTTCATCCGGGAAACTCGCCGCGCACAGCGCGAGCTGCTGACGATCGATCACGACGCCGTCGTCTTCTGCTCGCTTCGCGATCCGGTCGTTAGCCTCCGTCCCATCGGCGAGCGGGTCCCCGCGGAACACGTCGTCCTGTACGACGGCGGTCACGAACTGTTCTCCGCCGCGGATCGCGACCGGTACGTGGACCTCCTGCTAGCCGCTATCGAAGAGGGGTCTGACGCCGTCGAGGAGCGTCCGACAGTCCCGGCTTGA
- a CDS encoding DUF7095 family protein yields MSGIDRTDAVDRLEQLVDTVEDERMPVPVREVWAVGDVALGLDPVERLDVYLTKDVLVRDDSESTPSRTDGDRDEADPDARFRESHGVRGVGKSVRADWAAEYPHHLRANENGHAAPERCLAAHLLGNDEPIHLEVCNSSFEDNVTQRLRGARAREDYTQLLDPRGVCLWADGIRSDEAFRKLRESELALPTLSAALEMLGMDDDEAETAARELHAWRERQDGVTVRGDVV; encoded by the coding sequence ATGAGTGGAATCGACCGGACCGACGCGGTCGACCGTCTCGAGCAGCTCGTGGACACCGTCGAGGACGAGCGAATGCCGGTGCCCGTCCGCGAGGTGTGGGCCGTCGGTGACGTCGCGCTCGGGCTCGATCCGGTCGAGCGGCTGGACGTGTACCTCACCAAGGACGTTCTCGTACGCGACGATAGCGAATCGACCCCCTCGCGCACCGACGGTGACCGGGACGAAGCCGACCCGGACGCTCGCTTCCGCGAGTCTCACGGTGTTCGGGGCGTCGGCAAGTCCGTCAGGGCGGACTGGGCAGCCGAATATCCACACCACCTCAGGGCCAACGAAAACGGCCACGCCGCCCCCGAACGGTGTCTCGCGGCCCACCTCCTGGGGAACGACGAACCGATCCATCTCGAAGTCTGTAACTCGTCGTTCGAAGACAACGTCACACAGCGGCTCCGCGGCGCGCGAGCGCGCGAGGACTACACCCAGTTGCTCGACCCGCGCGGGGTCTGTCTCTGGGCGGACGGTATCAGAAGCGACGAGGCGTTTCGCAAGCTCCGGGAGAGCGAACTCGCCCTCCCGACGCTGTCTGCGGCCCTCGAGATGCTTGGGATGGACGACGACGAGGCCGAAACGGCGGCCCGGGAACTACACGCCTGGCGCGAGCGCCAGGACGGTGTGACGGTGCGCGGCGACGTCGTCTAG
- a CDS encoding ABC transporter permease subunit: MFELTRYDGRRRVRGSVYLSIGLSLLAAMVIWVYPSFRTEIDLEQLISAYPEPILQVMGIQTMASLGGFLSFELYTFGWVILLGLYLAYSTAGTIAEDVDRGRMDVLLAMPISRKRLIGERFAAVSVTVVVANILPPIVVYVGAELINEPLAAADVLAVHLFSIPYLFACAGIGLLASVAFDRAGVAQRVALGVTFALFLSESLLTGTDAEIVGAVAPMRYYDPNAVLLEGSYDFAGAGILVAMTLVFLVAAQLWFARIDID; the protein is encoded by the coding sequence ATGTTTGAGCTGACTCGATACGACGGTCGCCGTCGGGTCCGGGGAAGTGTCTATCTCTCGATCGGGCTCTCCTTGCTCGCGGCGATGGTCATTTGGGTCTACCCGTCGTTTCGGACCGAAATCGATCTGGAACAGTTGATCTCGGCCTATCCCGAGCCGATCCTGCAGGTGATGGGCATTCAGACGATGGCGAGTCTGGGCGGGTTTCTCTCCTTCGAACTCTATACGTTCGGTTGGGTGATCCTGCTCGGACTCTACCTGGCCTACAGCACCGCGGGGACGATCGCCGAGGACGTCGACCGCGGCCGAATGGACGTCCTCCTGGCGATGCCGATCTCTCGAAAACGCCTCATCGGCGAGCGGTTCGCCGCGGTGTCCGTCACGGTCGTCGTCGCGAACATCCTCCCGCCGATCGTCGTCTACGTCGGTGCCGAACTCATCAACGAGCCGCTGGCCGCGGCGGACGTCCTCGCGGTCCACCTATTTTCGATCCCGTACCTCTTTGCCTGTGCGGGAATCGGCCTGCTCGCATCGGTCGCATTCGACCGGGCGGGGGTCGCCCAGCGAGTCGCCCTCGGCGTCACGTTCGCACTGTTTCTGTCCGAATCGCTCCTGACCGGAACCGACGCCGAGATCGTCGGCGCCGTGGCTCCGATGCGGTACTACGATCCAAACGCGGTCCTGCTCGAGGGAAGTTACGATTTCGCCGGTGCGGGGATCCTCGTCGCGATGACCCTCGTGTTCCTCGTCGCTGCGCAGCTGTGGTTCGCACGAATCGACATCGACTGA
- a CDS encoding ABC transporter ATP-binding protein — translation MGAIELEGLTKDYGEVLANDGISFDVERGEIFGYLGPNGAGKTTTIRTLLGLISPTAGTARLLGHEITDERQLLEAKRDLGYLPDNLAFDETATGREILDLHASIKGDERSEELLELFEPPLDREIRDYSSGNVQKLGLVTTFMHDPELVILDEPTSGLDPLLQQRFMEFVRAEREAGVTVFFSSHILSEVRRLCDRVGIIRNGRLVTVEPVESLLDRSGKVVRLDAAEPISPDDLAIAGVHDVERHAASGSDATADGESERDGTGSGEPGTPETEYTVTFTFTGDVNVLLEQLREHRLHDLSIEEAPLEDVFMRFYGENDSVGESTGSDPVAAGTSVGGGDDV, via the coding sequence ATGGGTGCGATCGAACTCGAGGGACTCACGAAAGATTACGGCGAGGTCCTCGCCAACGACGGAATTTCGTTCGACGTAGAACGCGGCGAAATCTTCGGGTATCTCGGACCGAACGGAGCCGGGAAGACGACGACGATCCGTACGCTGCTCGGGTTAATCTCGCCGACCGCCGGGACCGCGCGGCTGTTGGGACACGAGATAACCGACGAGCGCCAACTCCTCGAAGCCAAACGCGACCTCGGGTATCTGCCCGATAATCTGGCGTTCGACGAAACGGCGACCGGCCGTGAGATCCTCGACCTCCACGCGTCGATCAAGGGTGACGAACGAAGCGAGGAACTGCTCGAACTGTTCGAGCCGCCGTTGGATCGCGAAATTCGGGATTACTCCTCGGGGAACGTCCAGAAACTCGGACTCGTGACGACGTTCATGCACGATCCCGAGCTGGTGATCTTAGACGAGCCGACGAGCGGGCTGGATCCGCTGTTACAACAGCGTTTTATGGAGTTCGTTCGCGCCGAACGAGAAGCGGGCGTGACCGTGTTCTTCTCTTCGCACATTCTGAGCGAGGTGCGTCGACTGTGCGACAGGGTCGGAATCATCCGGAACGGCCGACTCGTCACGGTCGAACCCGTCGAGTCGCTGCTGGATCGAAGCGGAAAGGTCGTCCGCCTGGACGCCGCCGAGCCGATTTCCCCCGACGACCTCGCGATCGCTGGTGTTCACGATGTCGAGCGCCACGCCGCTTCCGGATCGGACGCGACGGCGGATGGTGAATCCGAACGGGACGGAACGGGGAGTGGCGAGCCTGGGACGCCGGAGACCGAATACACGGTTACGTTCACGTTCACCGGCGACGTGAACGTCCTCCTCGAGCAGCTTCGGGAGCATCGGCTACACGATCTCTCGATCGAGGAAGCGCCGCTCGAGGACGTTTTCATGCGGTTCTACGGCGAGAACGATTCGGTGGGCGAATCGACGGGATCGGATCCCGTCGCTGCCGGCACCAGTGTCGGGGGTGGCGACGATGTTTGA
- a CDS encoding MarR family transcriptional regulator: protein MEHQEMGLRIDETTDDVLDVLAQHGYATTGMLVDETGYSRPTVTKRLDRLYAAEKIEYVHEPTALWRLVEDPRGEGGR from the coding sequence ATGGAACACCAAGAAATGGGACTGCGGATCGACGAGACGACGGACGACGTTCTCGATGTATTGGCACAACACGGGTACGCAACGACGGGGATGCTCGTTGATGAAACGGGCTACTCGAGACCGACCGTCACGAAGCGCCTCGACCGGCTCTACGCCGCCGAAAAGATCGAGTACGTACACGAGCCGACAGCACTGTGGCGGCTCGTCGAAGATCCGCGCGGGGAAGGTGGACGATAA
- a CDS encoding DUF302 domain-containing protein, with protein sequence MSYTIQTSVSGEFDQVVETTTDALKDEGFGVLCDIDVQATLEEKLGEEFRQYRILGACNPALAHEGLNEEIELGALLPCNVIVYETDDGETMVSAVDPQQLVGITDNSELDSISEEVADRFERVLENL encoded by the coding sequence GTGAGCTATACAATACAAACGTCCGTATCCGGTGAGTTCGATCAGGTGGTTGAGACCACGACCGACGCGCTCAAAGACGAGGGATTCGGCGTCCTTTGCGACATCGACGTGCAGGCGACGCTCGAGGAGAAACTCGGTGAAGAGTTTCGACAGTACCGCATCCTCGGTGCGTGCAATCCAGCGCTCGCACACGAGGGGCTGAACGAAGAGATTGAACTCGGCGCACTCCTCCCGTGTAACGTAATCGTCTACGAAACTGATGACGGCGAAACTATGGTAAGTGCAGTCGATCCGCAACAGCTCGTCGGCATCACGGATAACTCCGAACTTGACTCAATCTCCGAGGAAGTTGCTGACCGATTCGAGCGGGTACTCGAAAACCTGTGA
- a CDS encoding SHOCT domain-containing protein: MTQLTAHIGRTVRQLTILAVPLLVAATGTAAAHGGRSSGGMMGGGWGLFGGTMSLWGLLWMGLLLTVPLYLIFALARRRGGKTDERPLSVLRERYARGELSDEEFERRREQLERAG; this comes from the coding sequence ATGACACAACTCACCGCTCATATCGGACGCACTGTTCGTCAACTCACGATACTCGCTGTCCCGCTGCTGGTCGCGGCGACTGGCACGGCTGCTGCCCACGGTGGCAGGAGCTCCGGCGGCATGATGGGCGGCGGCTGGGGACTCTTCGGAGGAACGATGAGCCTCTGGGGGCTCCTCTGGATGGGGCTACTGCTCACGGTTCCGCTCTATCTAATCTTCGCGCTCGCGAGGCGTCGAGGAGGAAAAACCGACGAACGGCCGCTGTCGGTCCTTCGAGAACGCTATGCACGCGGAGAACTCTCTGACGAGGAATTCGAACGGCGGCGTGAACAGCTGGAACGTGCCGGATGA
- a CDS encoding multicopper oxidase domain-containing protein has protein sequence MVPGHRGQVPLNFHAGNPGRWLFHCHTLYHLDVGMARVVKYVE, from the coding sequence ATGGTCCCTGGACACAGAGGGCAGGTACCATTAAATTTCCACGCGGGTAATCCCGGCCGATGGTTGTTCCACTGTCATACCCTGTACCATCTCGACGTAGGGATGGCGCGCGTCGTGAAATACGTCGAGTGA